In Streptococcus uberis, a single window of DNA contains:
- the ktrA gene encoding potassium uptake transporter gating subunit KtrA — translation MKRKTIAVLGLGIFGRTVAKQLSQFDQDVIAIDTNEHYVDEIGDFVTKAAVGDMTDKDFLLAIGIDQCDIVVIATGNNLESSVLAIMHCKKLKVPVIIAKAKNKTFEEVLYGIGATKVITPERDSGKRVASNILKRHIESIIYLEHGISLINFEIPKSWVGKSLTELDIRQKYELNIIGTRLEKDGNLNPNVNPIEPLKEHTILAAIANDHTFEKFDYLGYLK, via the coding sequence ATGAAACGAAAAACAATTGCTGTTCTAGGACTTGGTATTTTTGGTCGAACAGTTGCTAAGCAATTGAGTCAGTTTGATCAAGATGTAATTGCCATTGATACCAATGAACATTATGTAGACGAAATAGGTGACTTTGTTACTAAGGCCGCTGTCGGGGATATGACTGATAAAGATTTTTTATTAGCTATTGGTATTGACCAGTGTGATATTGTTGTGATTGCTACTGGGAATAATCTGGAATCCTCAGTTCTAGCCATCATGCATTGTAAAAAATTAAAAGTCCCAGTTATTATTGCCAAAGCTAAAAATAAAACTTTTGAAGAGGTCCTCTATGGTATTGGAGCCACAAAAGTTATCACACCAGAAAGAGATTCTGGTAAACGCGTTGCCTCCAATATTTTAAAACGTCATATCGAAAGTATCATTTATTTAGAACATGGTATTTCCCTTATTAATTTTGAAATTCCCAAATCTTGGGTTGGAAAGTCTCTTACAGAACTTGACATTAGGCAAAAATACGAGTTAAATATCATCGGTACTCGTCTTGAAAAAGACGGTAATTTAAATCCAAATGTTAACCCAATAGAACCTTTAAAAGAACATACTATTTTAGCAGCTATTGCTAATGATCACACCTTTGAAAAATTTGATTATTTAGGTTATTTAAAATAA
- the ktrB gene encoding potassium uptake transporter channel subunit KtrB: MLGGIMFFSWIRTWSITRRLTFSFALVILIGSILLSLPFFQYQNASESVYLDHLFNVVSMVCVTGLSVIPISEVYNGFGQMVAIILMQIGGLGLVTLIAFSTFALQKKMDLSGHSLLQSALNRNDSTNLKHYLFFAYKVTFAIESIAFLVILTDFIPRFGLKNGIFNSLFLAVSAFCNAGFDNFGSNSLTDFVVNPTINFVVALLIIFGGIGFAVWYDLSNNLKRYFYDKPKCHGLFYQKLSNQTRLILQTTLIILITGTLITWFLEKDNPNTIANYNLWQQLMVSFFQTVTMRTAGFATLSYTDTLAPTNFLYMIQMIIGGAPGGTAGGVKVTTVAIVFLLLKSELKAQSQVTFHHRMIASKTVKQTMSVLIFFFTILTIGYILLLAVEPYIDPVALLFEAISAIDTVGVTMNVTPKLSTPGRIIIMLLMFIGRVGPITFLLSLIARKEKTIRYATTDILVG; encoded by the coding sequence ATTTTAGGAGGCATTATGTTTTTTTCATGGATTAGAACCTGGTCAATTACACGACGGCTTACCTTTAGTTTTGCCTTGGTGATTCTAATTGGAAGTATCTTGTTGTCACTTCCATTCTTTCAATACCAAAATGCTAGTGAGTCTGTCTATTTGGACCATTTGTTTAATGTTGTCTCAATGGTTTGTGTAACCGGACTTTCAGTAATCCCTATCTCTGAAGTATACAACGGTTTTGGTCAGATGGTTGCTATTATTTTAATGCAAATTGGTGGACTGGGATTAGTTACCTTGATTGCTTTTAGTACTTTTGCATTGCAAAAGAAAATGGATTTGTCCGGCCATTCCTTATTACAATCCGCCCTCAATAGAAATGATAGTACAAATCTCAAACATTACCTTTTCTTTGCTTATAAGGTAACATTTGCTATTGAAAGCATTGCATTTCTGGTCATCTTGACAGATTTTATTCCTCGATTTGGGTTAAAGAATGGTATCTTCAATAGCCTCTTCTTAGCTGTGTCTGCCTTTTGTAATGCTGGTTTTGATAACTTTGGTTCCAACAGCTTGACGGATTTTGTCGTCAACCCTACCATCAATTTTGTCGTTGCATTACTCATTATTTTTGGTGGTATTGGTTTTGCAGTATGGTATGACCTCTCTAATAATTTAAAACGTTATTTTTATGATAAACCAAAATGTCATGGCCTCTTTTATCAAAAGTTGTCCAATCAAACACGTCTGATTTTACAAACAACACTTATTATATTAATTACAGGTACCTTAATCACTTGGTTTTTGGAAAAAGATAATCCTAATACCATTGCAAACTATAATCTATGGCAACAATTGATGGTTAGTTTTTTCCAAACAGTCACCATGCGTACCGCAGGTTTTGCTACCCTTTCCTATACTGACACTTTAGCCCCAACCAACTTCTTATACATGATTCAAATGATTATTGGAGGAGCTCCAGGGGGTACAGCAGGTGGGGTTAAAGTGACGACAGTTGCGATTGTCTTTTTACTGTTAAAATCTGAATTAAAAGCACAATCTCAAGTAACCTTTCATCATCGGATGATTGCAAGTAAAACCGTCAAACAAACCATGTCAGTCTTAATATTCTTCTTCACAATACTCACCATAGGTTATATTCTTCTGTTAGCCGTTGAACCTTACATTGATCCTGTCGCCTTATTATTTGAAGCCATCTCTGCTATTGACACTGTCGGCGTCACAATGAATGTAACTCCAAAATTATCAACTCCAGGTAGGATTATCATTATGTTACTGATGTTTATTGGACGAGTTGGTCCTATTACATTCTTATTGAGTTTAATTGCACGAAAAGAAAAAACGATACGATATGCAACAACTGATATATTAGTAGGATAA
- the rsmG gene encoding 16S rRNA (guanine(527)-N(7))-methyltransferase RsmG, whose protein sequence is MTPEVFYKALEDFDIHLNDFQKEQFDIYFQTLVEWNDKINLTAITEKNDVYLKHFYDSIAPILHGYIKNEPIKLLDIGAGAGFPSIPMKIIYPQLDITIIDSLNKRITFLKQLSEVLHLEGVHFFHGRAEDFGQDINFRAQFDIVTARAVARMQILSELTIPFLKLNGKLLALKAQAVDQELTDAQNALKLLFSQVIENNHYQLPNGDSRYITIVEKKKETPRKYPRKAGTPNKKPL, encoded by the coding sequence ATGACACCCGAAGTATTTTACAAAGCTCTTGAAGATTTTGATATTCATCTCAATGATTTTCAAAAGGAACAATTCGACATCTATTTTCAAACATTAGTCGAGTGGAATGACAAAATAAATTTGACAGCTATTACAGAAAAAAATGACGTCTATTTAAAACATTTTTATGATTCCATCGCGCCAATTTTACATGGCTATATCAAAAATGAACCTATCAAATTATTGGACATTGGGGCAGGGGCAGGTTTTCCTAGTATCCCGATGAAAATTATTTATCCACAATTAGATATCACCATTATTGATTCCCTAAACAAACGTATAACATTTTTAAAACAACTTTCAGAAGTCTTACACTTAGAAGGTGTTCACTTCTTTCACGGGAGGGCAGAAGATTTTGGGCAAGATATAAACTTCCGTGCTCAGTTTGATATTGTCACGGCTCGTGCAGTTGCTCGAATGCAGATTTTATCCGAATTAACCATTCCTTTTTTAAAACTCAATGGAAAATTATTAGCATTAAAAGCTCAAGCCGTCGATCAAGAATTAACCGACGCTCAAAATGCATTGAAACTTTTGTTCTCACAAGTTATTGAAAACAATCATTATCAGCTTCCAAATGGTGATTCTAGGTATATTACGATTGTTGAAAAGAAAAAAGAAACTCCTAGAAAATACCCACGTAAAGCTGGCACTCCTAACAAAAAACCATTATAA
- a CDS encoding LemA family protein: MPMFLIILIVLGLLAVWVMINYNSLVKSRMHTKEAWSQIDVQLKRRNDLIPNLIETVKGYAAYEEKTFEKIAELRSQVTHAATPVATMEASNELTKQVASLIAVAENYPELKANTNFLKLQDELTNTENKISYSRQLFNTTTSQYNMKLETFPSNIVATIFGFKPSEFLQTPEEEKAVPKVDFNV; this comes from the coding sequence ATGCCAATGTTTTTAATTATTTTAATCGTATTAGGACTGTTAGCGGTCTGGGTAATGATCAATTACAATAGCTTGGTGAAAAGCCGAATGCATACTAAAGAAGCTTGGAGTCAAATTGATGTACAATTAAAAAGAAGAAATGATTTAATTCCTAATTTAATTGAAACAGTAAAGGGCTATGCCGCATACGAAGAAAAAACCTTTGAAAAGATTGCTGAACTTCGTTCACAAGTAACCCATGCAGCAACTCCGGTTGCAACTATGGAGGCGTCAAATGAACTCACTAAGCAAGTTGCTAGTTTAATAGCCGTTGCTGAAAACTATCCTGAACTAAAAGCCAATACAAACTTCTTGAAACTTCAAGATGAATTAACCAATACGGAAAATAAAATTTCTTATTCCCGTCAATTGTTTAATACTACAACGTCTCAATATAATATGAAATTAGAAACATTTCCTAGCAATATTGTTGCAACTATTTTTGGATTTAAACCAAGTGAATTTCTTCAAACGCCAGAGGAAGAAAAAGCAGTTCCTAAAGTTGATTTTAATGTTTAA
- the htpX gene encoding zinc metalloprotease HtpX, producing the protein MLYQQIAQNKRKTIFLILAFFFLLTAIGAAAGYLLVESYQFGIVLALILGSIYAFSMIFQSTNVVMGMNKAREITVDQAPDFFHIVEDMAMVAQIPMPKVYIIDDPSLNAFATGSSPENAAVAATSGLLQVMNREELEGVIGHEISHIRNYDIRISTIAVALASAITLIASMGSRMMWYGGGRQRQNDRDNSSLGIVFLIFSLLSLILAPLIASMVQLAISRQREYLADASSVELTRNPEGMIRALEKLSQSQPMSHPVDDASSALYINEPQKRESLSSLFSTHPPIADRIERLRHM; encoded by the coding sequence ATGCTTTATCAACAAATTGCACAAAATAAACGAAAAACCATTTTCTTAATCCTTGCATTTTTCTTCTTGTTAACAGCTATTGGAGCAGCAGCTGGTTATCTATTAGTTGAATCTTATCAGTTTGGAATCGTCCTTGCCCTTATTTTGGGTAGTATTTATGCTTTTAGCATGATTTTTCAATCTACTAATGTGGTCATGGGAATGAATAAAGCTCGTGAAATCACAGTTGATCAAGCACCAGATTTTTTTCATATTGTTGAAGATATGGCAATGGTAGCACAAATTCCTATGCCCAAAGTTTACATTATAGATGACCCATCGTTAAATGCCTTCGCAACTGGTTCAAGTCCAGAAAATGCGGCAGTTGCAGCAACAAGTGGTCTTCTACAAGTGATGAATCGTGAAGAATTAGAAGGTGTTATCGGTCATGAGATCAGTCACATTCGAAATTATGATATCCGTATTTCCACAATAGCTGTTGCTTTGGCAAGTGCCATTACGTTAATTGCAAGTATGGGTAGTAGAATGATGTGGTATGGAGGAGGACGACAACGTCAGAATGATCGTGATAATAGTAGTCTGGGTATTGTCTTCTTAATTTTTTCACTGCTCTCTTTGATTCTTGCTCCGTTAATTGCAAGCATGGTTCAACTGGCTATTTCACGTCAACGTGAATACCTAGCTGATGCTAGCTCAGTTGAACTCACTAGAAATCCAGAGGGGATGATCAGAGCATTGGAAAAATTGAGTCAATCCCAACCGATGTCACATCCAGTTGATGATGCTAGCTCAGCATTATACATTAATGAGCCACAAAAAAGGGAAAGCCTTTCTTCGCTGTTTAGCACTCATCCACCAATCGCAGATCGAATTGAACGATTACGTCACATGTGA